CGGTCATTATTACAATCACTTTTCCAACTATTGATTTTTAACCTAttttatccctgattaattagtgttaattaatcatTTTAGGTATTAATTAACTGTATTAGATGTTCGATCAAATAATGCAAATCGAACTCCAAAACATCAAACAAgtgaaaaaaatttctttttttccctaacaaaaaaccagaatcggtttacgttcatgcatGCATAACTAAAGGATATCCGAAATAGGTTTGGGATTCACTCGTAAACTGATTCCGGGTTGGTGTTTTGGGATTCACAAAGGATATCCGAAATAGGTCCACGCATGCATAACTAAAGCCCGATTCTAGCAATCCGGGTTTTCCTAGTGACATATAAAGCGATTGTTTcatataatcggtttatgtgaacATCCACATAATACGAttctaacaaaaagaaaacatatatAAAACCAGTATCTCTTCCATACCATAATAAGTTTTTGTGGGAATTAACTTTTACCGATTCTCGTTAAAATTTTCTTCGACCAGAAAACATATTCAGGACAATCGGTTGATTTTTGTTCATGAACGTCAACCATAGGAATCGGTAAATATGGACATGTACGTCGGCCGATTATGTTAAGAATAAAATGAATGATCAAATTTCTTTTAGATCGATCGATTTTGTTAGAATCGATTGATGAATTTGAGTTTAAATTTTAATTTGTGAAAGAAATGATTtcaataggttttttttttgtatgattttAAATTTAAAGGATATAAATTAGGATTGAATTTTAAAAATGAGGGTACCCTAGTACTTTTACCTAATTTTGTCACGTAGTGATAAACCCCAGATAATCTCTATAGGCACCATACTAATCGGTTTTTTTGGCCCTTTAGGATTCTTAGAACAAACATTTTCCAAGTTCATAATAAGTACTCATAGTCTTGTATTTGATTATCAATGGTAAAAGGACAAAATCGACCGTTTTTATTATTAACAGTCAAAAAGTACACGGTTGggacgtgtagacttttttcttttctttttaatgtaACGAGTTAGACTTTTCAAAAATATAAAACACAGTTTGGCTAAGTTAGCCTATGAAAGTGGTGGTTCAGATTTGTCCTTCCAATGGATGAATCTCAAGAAGTGAAGTGAAAAATAAAGTCACATGAAAAGTTTGAATGTTTGCGAGGTAAATAGTGAGTTGTACTCCACTTCCACAAGTGTCTATAAAAGGAATAACAGGGCAATGTAAAAAGGGTTgagtaattttatatccaagtgaCATATTTAGAGAGAAATCTTGTGAGTTCTAAGTGAGggtttgataggtgtctaaaacaccttgatatttatctattgtttatgctttctttactacttttcgtgtgaattatctgtcttatgtttacttttgagttatcaggtgcaatggagtcacatGGAGCGAAAAGGAGAAAAAGGTCATTTTACAGGCAAATGCTATCTGAAACCCAGTcaaggataaggggtaaccaatggAGTCCATGGATAATTACTAAAAACACCCATGGGTGTTGATAGTCCTTCCAGATTTATTACACACAACCTAAAATGGGGGAATCAGTTTATCATTTGATTCTTCCCCaatttcttcagcagcagaaccaAAGTTGAAGAATTGAGGGTTTTGATGGTGAGATCGAGAGAGTAACTCAAGGGGATATGAAGGATTTGATTTGCTGTAAATCTGGTGaaatgattcaatgaattagggttttgttgatGGAGGTTGTGAATCAAACAAGGAAGAGATTTGAAGATATTACGATCATGGGTTTGGTTGAAATTGTGGTGGTGACTGAGCAATTACAGAGAAGAATCTGAGAATGAAGAAGGCATATTTGATGAGTATATGGGTACAAGACTATTTAAGTCTTTGGCAGTACTGAAAATCGAAGCAGTTGCAAGTGTGTGCGTGTGTTGGTAATGAAGGCATGGAATGGACATGGCTTTGACAGTGAATTGTTTGAGGCCTTGTTGCTGTCGAGAATGGCAGCTGAGTTACAAGTGCTGGTTGCAATGCAACTGGTGCTGGTGGGTTGTGTTGCAGGAATGAAGATAGAACAGAGAGGCAAGGAAACTGTGGCTGCAATTGATGATAAGGCAAGGAAATGATGCAGAGATTGATATTGTACGAGTTGCAGGCCTGGGTTTGTCTGAGTGAATGAATGGGTATGGAATGAATGTCGTGTATGAAATATGGCAGGGAAGAATAGCCTGAAATGGCCGTGAATTACCCAGAAATAGACAGAACTCTTCCTGAATCGGAGTCAGGCGAGTTAACCCGACGATTCAGGTGAGCTGACTCAAATGGACTTGTTTTGACTGGGCTTCACTTGTGGGCTCAACTTCACGGCCAGACTTGGGTAAGCCGTGGCATTAGATTGGCAGGAATTGTGTGCACGGGATTTTGACTATTTGGACACCTATAAAAGAGAAAAGTATTCTCATTCTAAATATCAATTTCTACTTTTATCctagggtttacaacatgatagttttattgtttcttcttgtttatgaactcCATTGATATGAGTagataattctcttttggttaaggaataaattGGATTTCCAAGCATGGGTTTTGTGCAatgcattagttttgtctccatacttaTTGCTTATGATATACtattgatattgttttatgatttgaatgctagtttagtcgagtcgcgaatcgattgagtttgttttcatctatattgctagattagggcTATTATACagaaaagtgataattcctgattgcaagtagcataattgtgagtatttcttgtagtgatgcatcctagtagtcacaagtggatcataacctttgttaaaatggattagtgcttttacacgttcgtttgcattgattagtcttatttcatagaacttagtgctcttaggtagttaaacttaattgtgcttttacactttaggttgtttTCTACGTAAAATTCActttcacatcttttaatgtgtttgttgatgataagaggaaattagcgggatattcttgcgatcaaggtatcctaggacttttaataaaatgagagattaaatatcaattctagttattgttacaaattcatgtttgtgaatgaagatgaaatccttaatcaatatctttacatctttgatttgcttgtttatttcttgttttgcttttagtttattttacttTATTGAAAATCAGAAAAACTCCCatttgttatttataggaaaccgaaacaacttgacaacctagacctctctgtgggaacgatcctttcttacccttgctatattgtatattttgagtagtgagaaagtaatttatttttgacgcctacgacagcgatcagggTTTGGGCTGTAAACTTGGCATTCAATACCATCCTTTAATATAATCATTTGTGCTATCTTTATTATATCTTGAATTCATTTGAATTATATCGCTTGGGTGTACTATATGATTTCCTATGTTACATTTTTGGCGCATAGAAATAGTTTTGGAGGAGTAAGAGGGTTTCCCCTCACCTGGAAAACTACTAAGAAACATGGTTTGAGTCCATACTtcctaatttttgattttttatgtGTTTTAGTGGTTTATTTTAAAGTTGGATATCTACATCTATCCATTTTaaagttttaagaaattttagagTTTTCTTCATCTTTCACTTATAAGATCTGAATACGTTAAGTTTTATCAAGTTTTTAGTGTCTTAGTCTTGAGATGGATTTGATTTTGTGGTGATTTTCGTTCTTGAATCATACTAAGTTTTAAGAGAAGAGGTTTTCTTCGTCAGTTGTAGAATCATACTGCTAAACGGAGCAAGTCAGTGGTGTTATTGTTCATAATGTGGTTGGAATGGTCAATAGCTAGAGTAGCAACAAGGGTTCACCACGTTATAGCATCACGGAGAATCAAACGAGTTGCAGAGAGGCAGAAAAGAAGGCATATCCTTAACAATGGACTTAATTTGACTTAATTTCATCACTCGTCGGAACCCTTAAAAGATCAACATTGTCATCTTCAGATATAACAGTAGGAATTAGGTCATACACATTATCAGTTATACAAGGATTAATAGTAGTACTAACGTTATTGAAATGAGTAGTCAAAAGATTAGTTATATCAGTTTCCACTATCATCACAAAGAGCATCAATATTATTTCGAAACATTCTCCTATCTGCTAATGTATGGAAATATTTAGAGTTATTATCAACATCTGAAATGAAATTGTCTCCTGATTTCTGTTTATAGAATTCACTCTGAATATGCAACCATTTATCTAGTTCGTCTAAGAGATAAACTGACCTATCATGCTGACTACTAAAAGGAGACTCATTTTGGACATTTTGAATTTGCAATTGAATATCATTGATGTTAAGATTTATGTCCCCAAATTCACTTAATTTGGCTGCCATGGTGGTGGAGGGGGAAAGGAAGGGGGGAGATAGGAGGGACAATAGTGAACATCGGGTGACCGTGACTAGCAGCAACACCACGAGCCTCAGTAGTTGTCAGTGCTTCCAATGAACACTACACCAAAACCAGAATTTTGTCACAGAGCATACAGGTTACTGATTATTTGTAACACATAAATACCGTTAGAGACATGCTGTGATATTAATTGTTATCGGTTTTTGTAACAGTTGACAAAATTTGATTACAGTCACATTTTAGAATAGCGCCACGTAGCTCATTTGTCACAATAATTATAACAGACTTAATTGTTATTCTAACTTTGCAACAATCCGGTGATGACATGTGTCTTACCCCGCCAGGTAGGCAACTATTAGGTTTTGCCACGTGTCACTTTTTCTTACGACTATAGTAACACATGAGTGTTGCATACTTTTTGCAACAAATTTCAATGGACACCTGTCATCTTTTTGTCACTATTACTATAACGTTTAAACTGTTACTCTCATTTGTAACAACATTAAGATGATGACACGTGTTGTTTTTCTTCACAGTTTTGGTCACAGTTAACCCTGGGACAATTCTTTCCATTACAATTAAAAAATATGGATAGTCCAGGTCATTCTCATGACCTGGCCTTCCCGTTTACAGGCCTGCACAATTAAACTTGAAACATAGGCCTGCAATACAACAACTGAACCTGAAACACAGGCCTGCAATCTTGTATTTTTCAATCTGTCAAACATTCTCAATTTGCAAACTATCCGcaatttacaattcatacatacacatttacaAAAAATCATTTTATTCATTATGAACAAAGAAACAAATATGATTGCAAGTAAGAAAACAAACTTCCTAAGCACCAAAAAATAAGTGTCTGAACAAACTAATAGACACCAACAACCTATTGCAGTTCTTGACTGTGAACTGTACCGAATGCCCTACACAGATAAACAAAATAACCAAAAGTACGAGAACAAATGCAGAAACAACTGACCAATTAGCGGACAGCCAATATATGGACATCACAAAGATTTaagtaaaaaaattaaattcaaagatAGTATCTTACTTGGTACAAGAATCGCATGGAACTGACCCCAAATTTTAGAGATTTGTTTGACTTGCCTCCACTTGCAGGGGTCTTTCCTCCCTTGGGTAAGGAGTACCTTGACGAACAACACCACCTTTCTTGCCATCAGCACCTGCAAAAATGTGGACAGTTACAGAAAATTAGAACTAAGAAAATGGCAGAACATAACATGTTTGAGAGATTAGTTCACATAACAATTTAACAACACCCACAGGAATACAAAGAAACAAAATAAAGATCTTTCTGAAACGATAATTCTACAATTTTAAGCATCCAAGTAAACTATCCATAAAATGTTTACCTTAACAAAAGGAAAAGCTGAGTAATTAGGGCCTCCTAGACTCAAATTCAGCACTTCCATCTTGGTTGAAATGGCATACTTGAACATGTCAAGGAACCCCAATGAATAAGATATCTGCAATAGACAGAATGCATACTTCTCATAATCTTGATGTTCCACGCAATAACAACATTTGAAAGCAATGATATACTTATCATATTAGCTCTATCAATCTATTTTTTGTGAACAAAAGATAATTATTTCTAATAGAGTGGCAATCCATAACCAAGTAATCTACAATTATTACCTTGACATGAACAGATACAGCAGGTTGGTCCCATTCACTGAAAAAATTTCACAAGAAAGCAATATGTAAGAAATATGtaacaccaaaaataaaaaagcaTAGCAAAATCAAATTATTCTAACAACCGATATGaaaccaaaaacgatttgatttgatttgcttAGTTACTATAAGTAATACGTCTTCAAAACATGCGTCTTTATCTGATATTAGGAAGACCTTCAATTACCAATGCCACCCCATCTCACAGAGACCCAAGCTTTACAGATACAATAGTTGAAATATTGCTGGAAGGCATTTGTTCCTATCACGAACAAACACCTTTGAAACCTTTCTTGTCTGCACAATCAAATatcattaaaaacaaaattaagaaaatctGCAATTGTCTTCATCATTGAGAATAATACCACTTTGTTAAAGACTGAAGTAGGGGCACACACCCACATAAGGGTAATGAGAGGGAGCACGGAAATAACATTAACATCTCATAGATTAAGAGTAATGAGATGTTAATGATGTGTAAAGCATTAACATCTCATAGAAAACACTTGTTAAGTTTGATACATTTATAGCTCTTTCTGGGATTTGTGTAGCCTCCTAACAACAAGTGGTACGTCAATAACATCACGAAAAGCAGACACTGCAAAATGAAGACAAAGAGTTGGATCTGACCACAAGGATTTAGGAACTAAATACACCAAATATGAAAATTGTATTGACTGTAAGCAAACATACTCGGATAGTATCCAGGAAGGCGAATAAGGAATTAACAGTGAGATAAATTTTCAGTTATCTGTAAACACAATGAACCGCTGAGATGATACACTAAACTGTAAACACCAATATCAGAAGTTTCCAGCATCCTTTGTCATTCAAAAACTTTGATGCATCATCCAAGAGTTTGCTCAACACCTTTGAGCAAAAAGAAGTAAGAACAATTTCATTAGGATGCAGAAATAGGCCCCAAAATGGTCGTTTGCGCAGCTTTCAGAAAATGACTAATTCACAAGTCCAATTAAGAGGCATGACATAATCTCAAAATTTCGAACTCTATGAGGATGAATCATAAGACCCAGCTGTTTACTTAATACCCACTTTCCAGTTTTAAAAGATTCCAAATCATCAAGCGCATATTCAGTCACAAAACCATCTATTCACTTGAAAGTTTCCACAAATAGGTTCAACAAAGTTTATAACTTGAATTCTCCACTGAACTTTGTTCTTGAGGAGATGAGTTCTTTGTAGAGGAAATTCCACAAGGAAGGATTTCATTAACTACAAGTTACATACATAAACAAACAAGAAATGGAACAACTTTGGTGGAATGAGAGGGACCTTATTGTGTTATAAGTATCCTATGAAAGCCAAACATTAGAGATTTGACCCCAATCGAGTTTGCGCTGAAAAAAACATAACAATTTATGTTAAATGTATCACCAATTCCCACTAGCATAACAACTTTGGAGGATACATAACACTTTTCAGCATTCAAGGGTTCACAAACCTTGATAGCTTGTCTGGGAGCCTTGAATCCAAACTAATTTTTCTTGCAGCATGGTTTCTCCCTTTACAAGGGGCTTTCCCTTTCTAGATACTCCCAAGCTACATAAACAAATCATAGAATCGGTAAGAACACAAATATACATATCAAAGAGGAAACATCACTGAATGAAAGACCTGAATGAAAGATTTTAGTTCTTCTCAACATTAGAAAACCTTAAATTGCTTCATAAGCCTTCTCTGTATATATAGATCAAAAAATACAAACCCAATCAAAATCACAGTCAATGAAGAGGACTTACAAACTTTAAACAAAAAATACACACTTTGAGTAAAGGAGATTTAACGTTTTTGTTGTAGAGATGGAGAATAACCTTAACAGTGAACcctgaaataataaaaaaatccctaaaataattAAAATCCCTAAATATGATCGAGATTGAGTGAAATAATTTTACCCTTTTTGCTGTAAAGAAAGAGACATAACAACAAACCCTGAAATCAAAATTTGGCAAGCGTCTTTTTCTTCTCTTGTATCTTCATCATTCATTTCATTCCTGTTTACACAAAACTCAACCTGAACTTAGCAATTTCATAGGAACGAAAACCAAAATCGAATTAATCAATACAACCAGATGTGATTACATATAGTAAGAAAACTCAAAACTCAATCTACGAAACGGAAATTGAAAACAAACCCATGCGCTAAAACTCCATGATATCGAACGAAGAAATATAAAAATTGTATATTCTCAGGGAAATTTcactctacaaaaaaaaaaaaaagatggactCAAAAAAATCcatagaaagaaaaaacaaattagggttttaactcaCTGCATCTgtacttgataaactcatctccTTCGATTGGATAGAATTCGAGTAGCGATTAGAGAGAATAGTttagtttgctagaatttatGAAGGAGAAAATCACATATCTAGGGTTGCAAACGAATTTTGGGTTAGTGAAGATTGGGTTTGATTTCTTGAAAGATGGTTTTGATCTATGAGAAGATAGTTTCTGATTTTTCGGtaaattttatttgatttctacAGATCCAGATTTAACAGAAGaggagagaaaaagaaagagggaggagaggaaagaaaagaaaagaagaaaaaggagagagagaaaaaggaaaaagtGACGTGATAAGGTTTCCTTTCTTTACTTCTAGTCTAATAGGAAGTAGGAACGAGAAGACTGAAAATGGGGTTTTGGaactaattttttattaaaacttttctTATGGTTTCAAAACCATAAATTATATGGTTTAGTTTAAGGGTGCACACGCTACGGTTCGGCTCGATTCTTGCCGAGACCGAGTATCTGTACCTCCCTAATTTCGGTTCCAATTTTTTGGACCGATACATGTACCTGTATCTCGGTTCCGGTACTATTTGGGACCAGTATGGTACTAGGTACGGTTCCGCTACCAGTTGGTATTTTCTGATCACCTGTTCTCAATTTCTTTAGCAGAAACATATGAACAAAACCCTCTTCATTTATAGTCTCACCAGTAAGAATTACGCGTCTTGGAATGTGAAAAATGGTTTTATTTCCGATGTCCACATTTAGCAAATTAGGAGTTCTGTAGTGCTGAGCGTGTTGATGTATTCGACCATTACTTCAAACTAAAAATGGGATTCTGATGCACCTGCTTgtttttttgcacatgtaattcagTTCACTTGTAGTAATTCCCACTAAAGATCAATTTCCTTTGTATGATGTAGACACCCATTACCAACAGAATCTTTCACATTGTATTTAACGTTGTTTGATACAAAAAACAAACGAAAAACCTAATCACAGGTACAaagattattagagttagacctgtgtttctcgttcggatgaattggagatgAAATATATCTGAATTGAACATCACCGGtttaaagattactagagttagacatgagtttctcgttcggatgaactggaggcgaaatatatcagaatggaacagcacaggttcaaagattactagagttacacctgagtttctcgtttggatgaactgaagatgaaatttatcaaaatCGAACATCGCAGGTTAAaacattactagagttagacctgagtttctcgttcggatgaactacaaacgaaatatatcagaattgaacatcacaggttaaaacattaccagagttagacatgagtttctcgttcggatgaactggagacgaaatatatcagaatggaacatcacaggttcaaagattactggaattagacctgagtttctcgttcggatgaactagagacgaaatatatcagaatcgaacaacacatgttcaaagattactagagttacacctgagtttctcgttcggatgaactgaagacgaaatatatcagaatcgaaCAACGCAGGTTAAAACATTAAtagtaggggtgtcaacgggtccgggtcctcccgggtatcactagacccggacccgaaccctacttataaaggtcgggtccggttcctaacggttccgggtccggttcctaaatttgtggacccagaactggacccgtttaaatacccgggtacccgtcggttccgggtacccattgggtctaaagaaaactatttaaaaaatctcaaaaacttaatatatttctctttttagcttggatttaagtaattataaaaaattattattatttcttatgaatgtactaaataaatattaaatgtaagagaaaaaatttaaatgagtaaaatatcaaagctaaaactagaaaaaatacttataattttgctaaaaacatgaataaaagaatg
This is a stretch of genomic DNA from Papaver somniferum cultivar HN1 chromosome 1, ASM357369v1, whole genome shotgun sequence. It encodes these proteins:
- the LOC113319554 gene encoding uncharacterized protein LOC113319554 isoform X2; the protein is MGWHCEWDQPAVSVHVKISYSLGFLDMFKYAISTKMEVLNLSLGGPNYSAFPFVKVLMARKVVLFVKVLLTQGRKDPCKWRQVKQISKIWGQFHAILVPMFIGSTDNY
- the LOC113319554 gene encoding uncharacterized protein LOC113319554 isoform X1; the encoded protein is MGWHCEWDQPAVSVHVKISYSLGFLDMFKYAISTKMEVLNLSLGGPNYSAFPFVKVLMARKVVLFVKVLLTQGRKDPCKWRQVKQISKIWGQFHAILVPRHSVQFTVKNCNRLLVSISLFRHLFFGA